Proteins from a single region of Candidatus Bathyarchaeota archaeon:
- the ligD gene encoding non-homologous end-joining DNA ligase translates to MTELKELTKVELKNLDKCFYPEINVTKGQVIEYYIKIAPKLLPIIANRPLVLTRYPEGAQDPELGKTSFFEKNAPEGTPDWVKTTTIYSPTSKRDVDYIVCNDLDTLIWLANMAALEIHMPFSQINNLDHPDFLFFDVDPEPPATLSDAAEVALLLKDKLNDLGLTPFIKTSGKKGLHVITPIVPEHTFEKTRAFVHEIGKALAKENDIVVSEFKDTKKPGKVFTDYLQNSPLRTMVVPYSLRPTPQATVSTPLEWSEVKKGINPTDYNIFSVVKRKVNPWENIFEKRCKLEI, encoded by the coding sequence ATGACAGAACTCAAGGAATTAACAAAAGTTGAACTGAAAAACCTCGATAAATGCTTCTACCCCGAAATTAACGTAACCAAAGGCCAAGTAATTGAATACTACATTAAAATCGCTCCGAAATTATTGCCAATCATAGCAAACAGGCCGCTCGTCTTGACTCGATACCCTGAGGGCGCACAAGACCCTGAACTAGGCAAAACTAGTTTCTTTGAAAAGAACGCTCCTGAAGGCACCCCTGACTGGGTAAAAACAACAACGATTTACTCGCCAACTTCAAAACGGGATGTCGACTACATCGTTTGTAACGACCTTGACACGCTCATCTGGCTTGCAAACATGGCAGCCCTAGAAATCCACATGCCCTTCTCCCAGATAAACAACTTAGACCACCCTGATTTTTTGTTTTTTGACGTTGACCCTGAACCGCCAGCCACATTAAGCGACGCAGCAGAAGTCGCACTTTTACTAAAAGACAAACTAAACGATTTAGGACTCACACCCTTCATAAAAACCTCAGGCAAAAAAGGCTTACACGTAATTACCCCAATCGTGCCCGAACACACGTTTGAAAAAACCAGAGCATTTGTTCATGAAATCGGAAAAGCCCTGGCAAAAGAAAACGACATAGTGGTTTCTGAATTCAAAGACACCAAGAAACCAGGCAAGGTTTTCACCGATTACCTGCAGAACTCACCTTTAAGGACAATGGTGGTACCCTACAGCCTCCGACCTACGCCTCAGGCCACAGTTTCAACGCCTTTGGAGTGGAGTGAAGTTAAGAAAGGGATAAACCCCACGGACTACAACATTTTCAGTGTAGTTAAGCGAAAAGTCAATCCATGGGAGAATATTTTTGAAAAAAGATGTAAACTGGAGATATAG
- a CDS encoding matrixin family metalloprotease produces MRKLLLLLLLVSSLFLSYDFLNNNQAKAQTEDQYILQLQGFAWNQTTLNVLIVTPTNESWWNPVYSNCVLRAIGQWNDAITVFASNYSDYAYLSSLSIQSAISNETQPGFDIYINWTQSPLIETEDQVGLSKIVVDKGGAIINSTINLAASTNHGVAISEGDAQNIALHELGHSLGLGHCNYTADLMYPVYTLQGSAQDISTLDAYGVATVFVWKLESSFYPIRAWLKEKSVSLPATVPYGYLPVSSENVRPATLADNPVVQFLILIGQILIHPEVLVSVIVVIVIFVIIAFIPTKKRPKVAA; encoded by the coding sequence ATGCGAAAACTTCTTTTGCTACTTCTGTTGGTTTCAAGTTTATTCTTATCATACGATTTTTTAAATAACAATCAAGCAAAGGCACAAACCGAAGACCAGTATATCCTGCAACTTCAAGGATTCGCTTGGAACCAAACAACACTCAATGTTCTAATAGTCACCCCTACCAACGAATCATGGTGGAACCCAGTTTACTCTAATTGTGTGCTCCGCGCCATCGGCCAATGGAACGACGCTATTACTGTTTTTGCCTCAAATTACTCGGACTACGCCTACTTATCAAGCCTAAGCATTCAATCAGCGATCTCTAATGAAACCCAACCTGGGTTTGATATATACATTAATTGGACTCAAAGTCCATTGATTGAAACCGAAGACCAAGTAGGATTATCAAAAATTGTTGTCGATAAGGGGGGAGCAATTATAAATTCCACCATTAACCTTGCAGCAAGCACCAATCATGGTGTTGCTATAAGTGAGGGAGACGCTCAAAATATTGCTCTCCATGAGTTGGGGCATAGTTTAGGGTTAGGTCACTGCAATTACACCGCAGATTTGATGTACCCCGTGTATACTTTGCAAGGTTCTGCTCAAGACATCTCAACGCTTGACGCTTATGGCGTAGCCACAGTTTTTGTATGGAAACTTGAATCTAGCTTTTATCCGATTAGGGCATGGCTGAAAGAAAAATCTGTTAGTTTACCTGCAACTGTGCCTTATGGGTATTTACCAGTGTCATCTGAGAACGTTAGACCCGCAACACTTGCCGACAATCCAGTTGTTCAATTCTTAATTTTGATTGGGCAAATTCTTATTCACCCGGAGGTTTTAGTCAGCGTTATCGTGGTAATTGTTATTTTTGTTATCATTGCATTTATTCCGACTAAAAAGAGACCTAAGGTTGCCGCATAA
- a CDS encoding MBL fold metallo-hydrolase, whose amino-acid sequence MFFKQIQQHGDNFSYIIADEKTKEAAVVDPSYNAGEISRLLKAEDLQLKYVINTHGHSDHTAGNTELLSTFQAKLVAHKLSRLNPDLPVENNDTVTIGRISIRVIHTPGHTSDSICLLIDNQIVLTGDTLFVGECGRTDLPTGNSKSMYDSLFNKLLKLDDSVKVYPGHDYGAKPSSTIGEERKTNYTLKPRSLDDFIEFMRQP is encoded by the coding sequence ATGTTTTTTAAGCAGATACAACAGCACGGCGACAACTTTTCATACATAATCGCAGATGAAAAAACCAAAGAAGCAGCGGTTGTTGATCCAAGCTATAACGCTGGAGAAATAAGCCGCCTCCTCAAAGCAGAAGACCTCCAACTAAAATATGTTATAAACACTCATGGGCACTCTGACCACACCGCTGGCAACACAGAACTCCTCTCAACCTTCCAAGCCAAACTAGTAGCGCACAAGCTTTCCAGATTAAACCCAGACCTGCCAGTCGAAAACAACGACACCGTAACCATCGGCAGAATCTCCATACGAGTAATTCACACGCCAGGACACACAAGCGATAGTATCTGCCTCTTAATCGATAACCAAATCGTCCTGACAGGCGACACGCTATTTGTCGGCGAATGCGGAAGAACAGATTTGCCAACTGGCAACTCTAAAAGCATGTACGACAGCCTATTCAATAAACTCTTGAAACTCGATGATAGCGTGAAGGTTTACCCAGGACACGATTACGGCGCTAAGCCATCCTCGACAATTGGCGAGGAAAGAAAAACCAACTACACCCTAAAACCAAGAAGCCTTGACGATTTCATCGAGTTTATGCGGCAACCTTAG
- a CDS encoding Ku protein, with the protein MTQNLERNEMKKASAPAPSRSIWSGSITIGLVNVPVKLYSMVYDKGISFHFLHKTDGHPLKYVKVCTKEDKIVPWNEVIRGYEVAKNEYITFDKAELDAIKPESDKRIRISKFVDYFSVDPIHFDKTYALLPDKSKEAYSLLLNALERKNKAGAARITLRTKEYPALLHPYKGALVLTTLRYAYDVVDPQDFEVLQKLEEPDKTELDMAIKIVSQLSGEFDITEFEDTYMKKVEQLIAQKTKGEIIKVEKPPEIEAKSLMVALRETIKQLEKK; encoded by the coding sequence ATGACTCAAAACCTTGAAAGAAATGAAATGAAAAAAGCAAGTGCCCCTGCACCAAGCAGGTCTATCTGGTCTGGAAGCATCACAATAGGGCTAGTTAACGTTCCAGTTAAGCTATACTCGATGGTTTATGACAAGGGCATTTCATTTCATTTTTTGCACAAAACTGACGGACACCCTCTAAAATACGTTAAAGTATGCACTAAAGAGGACAAAATCGTTCCATGGAACGAAGTAATCAGAGGATATGAGGTGGCAAAAAACGAGTACATCACATTTGATAAAGCGGAACTTGACGCTATTAAGCCAGAGTCAGACAAGCGCATTCGCATCAGCAAATTCGTTGATTACTTTAGTGTTGACCCAATTCACTTTGACAAAACCTACGCACTACTCCCTGACAAAAGCAAAGAAGCCTACAGTCTGTTGTTAAACGCTTTAGAGCGAAAAAACAAGGCAGGTGCTGCACGGATAACTCTGAGAACCAAAGAGTACCCAGCACTGCTACATCCGTACAAAGGCGCGCTAGTTCTTACAACTTTACGTTATGCTTATGATGTGGTGGACCCGCAGGATTTCGAAGTGCTCCAAAAGCTAGAGGAGCCAGATAAAACCGAGTTGGACATGGCAATAAAAATCGTCTCGCAACTTTCAGGCGAGTTTGACATAACAGAATTCGAAGACACGTATATGAAAAAGGTTGAACAACTCATAGCGCAAAAAACGAAAGGCGAAATAATAAAAGTTGAGAAGCCCCCAGAAATAGAAGCCAAAAGCCTCATGGTTGCCCTGCGCGAAACCATCAAGCAGTTGGAAAAGAAATGA
- a CDS encoding cell wall biosynthesis glycosyltransferase: MACCDPSCESALSLDARVYLHDIEKADILVGIPSFNNVLTASYVLSQVVKGLDTYFPNMRSVIFVSDGNSTDQTLTSVKKVNLPSAVKLIPAIYMGLSGKGRAIRAIFEAASYLKVKSVALVDSDLRSITPEWMRLLISPALAGTGFVAPYYNRRKYDGTITNFLCYPVITSLFGKDIRQPIGGDFGLSIELVEDLLASPMWKHPDVCRFGIDIFETITAVAKDYKIKQALLGVKNHDAKDPTSQLASMFRQVMNVMFTCIEQYESVWKEISGVVPTQMFGEAIYSETPEPIQVSLPATVQAFKDNYDKHRPIYKSFLDQEIQNAFEQIKEIENKKVDFSSEIWAKTVYSFIAEFHKQKANGREKLLDALRILWIGRVAVFLKDTWTLSREECEQLITTEAKVFQKLKPYLIERY, encoded by the coding sequence ATGGCGTGTTGCGACCCCAGCTGTGAATCCGCGTTATCACTTGATGCTCGTGTTTACCTGCATGACATCGAAAAAGCCGACATCCTTGTTGGAATCCCATCGTTCAATAATGTGCTTACAGCAAGTTATGTTCTCTCCCAAGTAGTCAAAGGCTTAGACACCTATTTTCCAAACATGAGGTCAGTAATTTTTGTTTCCGACGGGAACTCCACTGACCAAACCTTGACCTCAGTAAAGAAAGTTAACTTACCCTCAGCTGTGAAGCTGATTCCAGCCATCTACATGGGGTTATCAGGTAAAGGAAGAGCCATTCGAGCCATATTTGAGGCAGCCAGCTACCTAAAAGTCAAGAGCGTAGCACTGGTCGATTCTGACCTTCGCAGCATAACTCCTGAATGGATGCGCCTTCTAATCAGCCCCGCACTGGCGGGAACAGGCTTTGTAGCGCCCTACTATAACCGCCGCAAATACGATGGAACCATAACAAACTTCCTATGCTACCCCGTCATCACCAGCCTTTTTGGCAAAGATATCAGACAGCCAATAGGCGGAGACTTCGGACTCTCCATTGAACTAGTGGAAGACTTGTTAGCTTCACCAATGTGGAAGCACCCAGATGTTTGCCGCTTCGGCATCGACATCTTCGAAACTATCACCGCTGTCGCGAAGGACTACAAAATTAAGCAAGCATTATTAGGAGTCAAAAATCACGACGCCAAAGACCCAACAAGCCAGTTAGCCTCAATGTTTCGCCAAGTCATGAACGTAATGTTCACATGTATAGAGCAATATGAATCTGTATGGAAAGAAATCAGCGGCGTTGTCCCCACTCAAATGTTCGGGGAGGCAATCTACAGTGAAACACCTGAACCTATTCAGGTTTCACTACCAGCAACTGTACAAGCCTTCAAAGACAACTACGACAAACACCGACCCATATACAAGTCATTTCTAGACCAAGAAATCCAAAACGCCTTTGAGCAAATAAAGGAAATTGAAAACAAAAAAGTTGATTTCTCATCGGAAATATGGGCAAAAACAGTCTACTCCTTCATCGCAGAATTCCACAAACAAAAAGCCAACGGCAGAGAGAAACTCCTTGATGCACTGCGAATTCTCTGGATTGGAAGAGTAGCAGTTTTTCTAAAGGACACTTGGACACTAAGCCGCGAAGAATGCGAACAACTGATAACGACAGAAGCAAAGGTCTTCCAAAAACTAAAACCCTATCTCATTGAGAGATACTAA
- the ligD gene encoding non-homologous end-joining DNA ligase has translation MNRRIYKPMLARVAPEPFSDKDWIFEVKWDGFRAIGYIEGLYSLRSRNQKELKNNFPEFSELTRLGTNIVVDGEIVVMREGKPDFQTLLKRGQAVSKGEIQRQTNRAPAIYVVFDILEKDGKPLTSLPLMERKKILADSLKEGTNVLLSDFIEDKGEAYFESAIEKGLEGIVAKKKDSHYEEGLRSGSWVKIKKLKTCDCVIFGYTRGSESREATFGALLLGLYDKTGQPVYVGKVGTGFTQEILGILTGKFEKIKTAVAPFKPEAGDVVTWLEPRLVCEVTYQAVTADVKLRMARFKRLREDKPPKECTIDQIIEDKKASTPSTDKLSEYTSKRDFQQTPEPKGGVQQQEKLIFVIQEHHARRLHYDLRLENEGVLKSWAVPKGIPEDTKERRLAVETEDHPYDYATFEGEIPKGQYGAGTVKIWDKGHYKPKVWEKDKIEFTLDGERLKGRYILVRLKKTEDSKDWLLLKGKEQ, from the coding sequence ATGAATCGCCGCATCTACAAACCCATGCTTGCACGGGTTGCCCCTGAACCTTTTTCCGATAAGGACTGGATTTTTGAGGTTAAATGGGACGGGTTTAGAGCAATCGGCTACATAGAGGGGCTCTACAGTCTGAGGAGCAGAAACCAAAAAGAGCTAAAAAACAACTTCCCAGAATTCAGCGAACTAACACGGTTGGGCACTAACATAGTGGTTGACGGCGAAATAGTGGTCATGCGCGAAGGTAAACCCGACTTCCAAACACTCCTCAAGCGAGGTCAAGCAGTCTCAAAAGGCGAAATCCAAAGGCAAACCAACCGTGCACCAGCAATCTATGTAGTGTTTGACATTTTAGAGAAAGATGGAAAACCGCTGACTTCATTGCCCTTGATGGAGCGCAAAAAAATCTTGGCGGATTCACTAAAAGAAGGCACAAATGTGCTTTTGAGCGATTTTATAGAGGATAAGGGTGAGGCTTACTTTGAATCAGCTATAGAAAAAGGCTTAGAAGGCATAGTTGCTAAGAAAAAGGATAGCCACTACGAGGAAGGTTTACGGAGCGGGAGTTGGGTAAAAATCAAAAAACTCAAAACGTGTGATTGCGTAATTTTCGGCTACACAAGAGGTAGCGAATCCAGAGAGGCAACTTTTGGAGCCCTACTTTTGGGGCTCTATGACAAAACTGGTCAGCCAGTTTACGTTGGCAAGGTTGGCACAGGCTTCACACAAGAAATACTTGGAATCTTAACTGGCAAGTTCGAAAAAATAAAGACCGCTGTTGCTCCTTTCAAGCCTGAAGCTGGTGACGTGGTAACTTGGCTTGAACCCAGACTCGTTTGCGAAGTTACATACCAAGCGGTAACAGCAGATGTTAAGTTGCGAATGGCGCGTTTTAAGCGTTTAAGGGAAGATAAACCGCCGAAAGAGTGTACCATTGACCAAATAATTGAGGACAAAAAAGCAAGTACACCATCGACGGACAAGCTTTCAGAGTACACATCAAAACGTGACTTCCAGCAAACGCCAGAGCCAAAAGGCGGGGTTCAACAACAAGAAAAACTAATCTTCGTCATTCAAGAACACCACGCCCGCAGGCTCCACTATGACTTAAGACTCGAAAACGAAGGCGTTTTGAAAAGTTGGGCGGTGCCTAAGGGAATCCCTGAAGACACCAAAGAACGGCGGCTTGCCGTAGAAACCGAAGACCACCCCTACGATTACGCCACCTTTGAAGGCGAAATTCCTAAAGGGCAATATGGCGCTGGCACCGTAAAAATCTGGGATAAAGGGCATTACAAGCCGAAAGTTTGGGAGAAAGATAAAATCGAATTCACGCTTGATGGTGAACGCTTGAAAGGACGCTATATTCTTGTGCGGCTAAAGAAGACGGAAGACTCAAAGGACTGGTTACTTCTCAAGGGCAAAGAGCAATGA
- the tuf gene encoding translation elongation factor EF-1 subunit alpha, with protein sequence MSKSDKPHLNLIIMGHVDHGKSTTTGHLLYQAGAIDERTIKAFEEEAAKMGKGTFKFAWVLDNLKEERERGVTIDLRFLQFQTKKYNYTVIDAPGHRDFVKNMITGASQADAAVLFCSAKKGEFEAGIGPGGQTREHAFLAFTLGIRQLVVAINKMDDITVNWNKDRYEEMKNEISRMVRMVGFKVEKINFVPVSGWTGDNLIKKSDKMPWYTGPTLIEALDLLEVPAKPTNKPLRIPIQDVYTITGIGTVPVGRVETGVLKPGQNLVFMPSNKTAEVKSIEMHHTSIPVAEPGDNIGMSVRGIAKNEVHRGDVAGPVDNPPTVAKEFIGQIIIIYHPTAIAAGYTPVLHYHTGQIACRFTELLKKIDPRSGQVTEEHPSFLKTGDAAWVRLEPLHPIAVEPYQEFPELGRFAIRDMGTTVAAGVVKEVTKKGP encoded by the coding sequence ATGAGCAAAAGCGATAAACCCCACTTAAACCTCATCATCATGGGGCACGTTGACCATGGAAAATCAACAACCACAGGACACTTACTATACCAAGCAGGCGCCATCGACGAGAGAACAATCAAAGCCTTCGAAGAAGAAGCTGCAAAAATGGGCAAAGGAACATTTAAGTTTGCATGGGTTCTCGACAACCTCAAGGAAGAACGAGAAAGAGGTGTCACAATTGACCTTCGGTTCCTACAGTTCCAAACCAAGAAATACAACTACACAGTCATTGATGCACCAGGTCACCGAGACTTCGTCAAAAACATGATTACTGGCGCAAGCCAAGCAGACGCTGCCGTCCTCTTCTGCTCAGCTAAAAAAGGCGAGTTCGAGGCAGGCATCGGTCCAGGTGGTCAAACAAGAGAACACGCGTTCTTAGCATTCACGCTAGGTATTCGTCAACTCGTTGTTGCAATTAATAAAATGGATGATATCACCGTTAACTGGAACAAAGACCGCTATGAGGAAATGAAGAATGAAATTTCCAGAATGGTTCGCATGGTCGGATTCAAAGTTGAAAAAATCAACTTTGTACCAGTTTCTGGTTGGACAGGCGACAACCTGATAAAGAAAAGCGACAAAATGCCCTGGTATACAGGTCCAACGCTGATTGAAGCATTAGACTTACTGGAAGTCCCAGCTAAACCAACTAACAAGCCATTACGTATTCCAATACAAGACGTTTACACTATCACAGGCATCGGAACAGTCCCAGTGGGCAGAGTTGAAACAGGCGTTCTCAAACCTGGTCAAAACCTAGTCTTTATGCCCTCAAACAAGACTGCGGAAGTTAAATCAATCGAAATGCACCACACCTCAATCCCAGTTGCAGAGCCAGGCGACAACATCGGCATGAGCGTAAGAGGCATAGCCAAAAACGAGGTTCACCGCGGAGACGTCGCTGGTCCAGTTGACAACCCGCCAACCGTAGCGAAAGAGTTCATTGGTCAAATTATCATCATCTACCACCCAACAGCAATCGCAGCAGGATACACACCAGTACTACACTATCACACAGGACAAATCGCATGCAGATTCACAGAACTTCTAAAGAAAATTGACCCACGCTCAGGCCAAGTAACTGAAGAACACCCGAGCTTCCTCAAAACAGGGGACGCAGCTTGGGTCAGATTGGAACCACTGCATCCTATCGCAGTAGAGCCCTATCAAGAATTCCCAGAGCTCGGACGCTTCGCAATCAGAGACATGGGTACAACAGTAGCTGCCGGCGTCGTCAAAGAAGTCACTAAAAAGGGTCCATAA